Proteins from a single region of Plasmodium brasilianum strain Bolivian I chromosome 13, whole genome shotgun sequence:
- a CDS encoding MORN repeat protein, translating into MDDASGAAKGGQGLQHDKIKYEFSNVKYTVDHGKLEILHGIKGMLLPKTITVIMGPSGSGKTTLLNILSLKVTDGVQGKFLINGMNRTKHIKSHMGYVLQDDYFFSRLTVYETIEFTAKLKLDIRDKNKLTQLVNSVLDIMSLSHVKDTIVGDAFIRGISGGQRKRLSIANEILSNPPLLLMDEPTSGLDSSSALSLVECIQRIATMSNTTIISSLHQPSSQVFAKFDRLIAITNGYIIYHGKTTELNKYLKKIGFICPYGWNVADYLMDILCNNKFEIILLENYNKFLQFDNEEGYFMNISAINNTVIHDDYDASMERELSAAELKQKADSGYCGSGSAGGSAKVQIVSMQESKAREQDLMKLKSVEILISLQTRKTPYLRQNFFLLIRGLKKIITDEITIVKVIDLVVILTLFGFLWLKTFKEDTEEGIIDTIGAIFFILSYWTFYPAYLSLYSFPSEREVIAKERNMKTFQVSNYFFSKLCAEFIYFFIIIAFWMLVTHLVLYGTFKVGIYISYAIVTLLNALISCSLGYFISTLFDNFSKAVSFLSVVLLTMTLTNGFYVEIAKLQIPFRYLQWLSYQTYSASILAKIKYDNALIKCSPENLSQQCKNHGVFPGNVIIDKRFAKLHISISVLILISFYVIIKISTYISLRWSHALKMKKLVTKAKFLFKKQKLSCLVLFPVIMQKDLCRPGTLIFKEKGKYKGTWENGKEVTGQYYFSDGLQYADKWKYLIDSPYFHNEQINSNEVIYMEKKRNAYLDNIYDIGDGYCKMDDNFVYAFVDNKEIRKVNEREKNWIKNHCAKY; encoded by the exons ATGGACGATGCAAGTGGGGCGGCAAAGGGGGGCCAGGGCTTACAGCATGACAAAATAAAGTACGAATTTTCAAATGTAAAATACACAGTAGATCATGGAAAGCTAGAAATATTGCACGGAATTAAAGGTATGTTATTACCTAAAACGATAACAGTTATAATGGGTCCGAGTGGAAGTGGTAAAACAAccttattaaatattttatcattgaAAGTAACAGATGGTGTTCAAGGGAAATTTCTAATTAATGGTATGAATAGaacaaaacatataaaaagcCATATGGGTTATGTGTTACAagatgattattttttttcaagactAACAGTATATGAAACCATCGAATTTACAgctaaattaaaattagatataagagacaaaaataaattaacccAGTTAGTTAACTCTGTTTTAGATATTATGAGTTTAAGTCATGTAAAGGATACTATTGTAGGAGATGCATTTATAAGAGGAATAAGTGGTGGTCAAAGAAAAAGGTTGTCTATTgcaaatgaaatattatcaAATCCTCCTTTGCTACTAATGGATGAACCAACGAGTGGTTTAGATTCATCATCTGCTTTATCATTAGTAGAATGTATTCAAAGAATAGCTACCATGTCAAATACGACAATAATTTCTTCATTACATCAACCAAGTAGTCAAGTTTTTGCAAAGTTTGATAGACTAATTGCTATTACCAATGGATATATCATATATCATGGGAAAACAACAGaactaaataaatatttaaaaaaaattgggtTTATTTGTCCTTATGGATGGAATGTAGCTGATTACTTAATggatatattatgtaataacaaatttgaaatcatattattagaaaattACAATAAATTCCTTCAGTTTGATAATGAAGAGGGGtattttatgaacataaGTGCTATTAACAATACAGTGATTCATGATGATTACGATGCTTCTATGGAAAGGGAGTTAAGTGCAGCAGAGTTGAAGCAAAAGGCGGATAGTGGGTATTGCGGTAGTGGCAGTGCCGGTGGTAGCGCCAAGGTGCAGATCGTTTCAATGCAAGAAAGTAAGGCAAGGGAACAGGATCTAATGAAGCTCAAGTCAGTGGAGATATTAATTTCTTTGCAAACAAGAAAGACGCCATATTTAagacaaaatttttttttattaataagaggattaaaaaaaattataacggATGAAATAACGATAGTTAAAGTAATCGATTTGGTAGTCATTTTAACTTTATTTGGTTTCTTATGgttaaaaacatttaaagAAGATACAGAAGAAGGTATAATAGATACTATTGgtgcaatattttttatcctttctTATTGGACATTCTATCCAGCTTATTTGTCTTTATATTCTTTCCCATCAGAAAGAGAAGTAATAgcgaaagaaagaaatatgaaaacCTTTCAAGttagtaattattttttttcaaaattgtgtgcagaatttatttatttttttattataatagcTTTTTGGATGCTTGTAACACATTTAGTTCTCTATGGCACTTTTAaggtaggtatatatataagttatgCAATTGTTACTTTGTTAAATGCTCTTATTAGTTGTTCATTGGGATATTTTATATCAACATTATTTGATAATTTCAGTAAAGCTGTAAGCTTTTTATCGGTTGTTCTTTTAACTATGACTTTAACTAATGGATTTTATGTAGAAATTGCAAAATTACAAATCCCATTTAGATACTTACAATGGTTATCTTATCAAACATATTCTGCTTCTATACTAGCAAAGATCAAATATGACAATGCTCTTATTAAATGTTCTCCAGAAAATTTATCTCAACAATGTAAAAATCATGGCGTATTTCCTGGTAATGTAATTATAGATAAGCGATTTGCCAAATTACATATTTCCATTTCGGtccttattttaatttccttCTATGtgattattaaaatatcCACTTACATTTCTTTGCGGTGGTCCCATGCCCTAAAAATGAA AAAACTTGTAACTAAAGCAAAATTTCtctttaaaaaacaaaagctTTCATGTTTAGTCTTATTTCCAGTGATTATGCAAAAAGACTTGTGTCGTCCAG gaactttaatttttaaggaaaaagggaaatataAGGGAACTTGGGAAAACGGGAAAGAGGTTACTGGTCAGTATTACTTTAGTGATGGGTTACAATATGCAGATAAatggaaatatttaattgatAGTCCATATTTTCACAACGAACAAATTAACAGCAACGAAGTTATTTACatggagaaaaaaagaaatgccTACTTAGACAATATTTACGATATAG gaGATGGTTACTGCAAAATGGATGACAATTTCGTCTACGCTTTCGTCGATAACaaagaaataagaaaagtaaatgaaagagaaaaaaactGGATAAAGAACCACTGTGCcaaatattaa